The Elusimicrobiota bacterium genome has a segment encoding these proteins:
- a CDS encoding glycosyltransferase encodes MQISGATIIRNGVKLGYPFAESIKSILPICSEFIVCVGNSDDGTREKVEAINDKKIKIIDTTWDEKKRLGGEILSEQTNIALSKCFGDWIFYIQSDEVVNEKDYDKIVSAIEKAETKNFVDGIIFNYLHFYGSYSTIQTGRNWYKQEVRLVRNFRGIVSHGDAQGFRKERRKLCVIESGARIYHYCWARPPEVMAKKIKDFHKLWHEDKWLNNNCLDKDVCDYFSDLGNLKNFIGEHPYVMKEFIKNDSSAFIEQCRKRYLSERNFIKAIKDFMRSYPFGIEFGRHKNFRLIKL; translated from the coding sequence ATGCAAATCAGCGGAGCAACAATAATAAGAAACGGCGTTAAATTAGGATACCCTTTTGCAGAATCGATTAAATCAATTTTGCCTATATGTTCAGAGTTCATTGTTTGTGTAGGGAATTCAGACGATGGTACCAGAGAAAAAGTCGAGGCAATAAATGATAAAAAAATAAAAATTATTGATACAACCTGGGATGAAAAAAAACGTTTAGGCGGCGAAATTCTTTCCGAACAGACCAATATTGCGCTTTCAAAATGTTTCGGTGATTGGATATTTTATATTCAGTCAGATGAGGTGGTAAATGAAAAAGATTATGATAAAATAGTATCTGCTATCGAAAAAGCGGAAACTAAGAATTTTGTTGATGGCATAATATTTAACTACCTTCATTTCTATGGGAGTTATTCAACAATTCAGACCGGAAGAAACTGGTATAAACAGGAAGTGCGTTTAGTAAGAAATTTCAGAGGCATCGTATCTCATGGAGATGCGCAAGGTTTTAGAAAAGAAAGAAGAAAACTCTGTGTAATCGAAAGCGGAGCAAGAATTTATCATTATTGTTGGGCTCGACCACCTGAAGTTATGGCGAAAAAAATTAAAGATTTCCATAAACTTTGGCATGAAGATAAATGGTTGAATAATAATTGTCTTGACAAAGATGTATGTGATTATTTTTCAGATCTAGGGAATCTAAAAAATTTTATTGGAGAACATCCTTATGTTATGAAGGAATTTATTAAGAATGACTCTTCGGCTTTTATAGAACAATGTAGAAAAAGATATTTATCAGAAAGGAATTTTATAAAAGCGATAAAAGATTTTATGCGTTCTTATCCTTTTGGGATTGAGTTTGGAAGGCATAAAAACTTCAGGCTGATAAAATTGTGA
- a CDS encoding PIG-L family deacetylase, which yields MANFVRYKKLFRLYEFIQPHLKYSLPVEKELPGKKVLVIAPHPDDETIGCGGTIYKHINSGGSAEVLYCTLDSDIRFKEAMNAASVIGFSNKHFLKYQVESLAKQHNLADKFYSLFKKIDPDIVFVPFWFDNHTDHRAVNSALRKVAKRKTFNFMIYSYPVWFPLYPNVLIDIGDVWEKKKEAIQCYPSQLATRDYVKMSHSLGQYWAEVKGRGLEVVESFFRASFSEYVSLGKKMGI from the coding sequence ATGGCTAATTTTGTTAGATACAAGAAACTATTCAGACTTTATGAATTTATTCAACCGCATTTAAAGTATTCTTTACCGGTTGAAAAAGAGCTTCCGGGAAAAAAGGTTCTAGTGATAGCTCCTCATCCTGATGATGAAACGATAGGCTGCGGTGGAACGATTTATAAACACATCAATTCCGGCGGAAGTGCCGAAGTTTTGTATTGCACCCTCGATTCTGATATCAGATTTAAGGAAGCGATGAATGCTGCGTCAGTGATAGGTTTTTCAAATAAACATTTCTTAAAATATCAGGTTGAATCCCTTGCAAAACAGCATAATTTAGCCGATAAGTTTTATTCCCTATTTAAGAAAATTGATCCGGATATCGTTTTTGTTCCATTTTGGTTTGATAATCATACCGACCACAGAGCAGTAAACAGTGCTTTAAGGAAAGTGGCAAAAAGGAAAACTTTCAACTTTATGATATATTCATATCCCGTATGGTTTCCGCTATATCCTAATGTTTTAATTGATATTGGAGATGTTTGGGAAAAGAAAAAGGAAGCTATACAATGTTATCCTTCCCAGCTCGCCACAAGGGACTACGTCAAAATGAGCCATTCTTTGGGACAATATTGGGCAGAAGTAAAAGGAAGGGGGTTGGAAGTAGTAGAAAGTTTCTTTAGAGCAAGTTTTTCTGAGTACGTGTCGCTTGGCAAAAAGATGGGAATCTGA
- the pta gene encoding phosphate acetyltransferase — protein MKILNELIERAKKTNSTIIFAEGDEERTLEAAVRLVKDNVCKAVVVATDLKNIEETAKRKNLDISKLSVIIPKRELLDEKILSKIVEYREGKGFFKEDTVNLMLDPLYFSSLYVKSGKADGCVAGARSDTADVLRAALLTIGTAENIKIISSFFLMVPPEGHTVIKNPVLFADCAVNPVPSSNSLTDIAVSTVRNFKILFPEKTAKVVFLSFSTKGSAQHQSTKKVKDAVVMTNEYFKSDDKVVIDGEFQFDAAVVENIAVRKAPDSPIKGDANIFIFPDLNSGNICYKAVERLGGFKAIGPIIQGLSKPASDLSRGCSVEDIYYVAAINILQSNR, from the coding sequence ATGAAAATACTGAACGAACTTATTGAAAGAGCAAAAAAAACTAATAGTACGATAATTTTTGCGGAAGGCGACGAAGAAAGAACTCTTGAAGCTGCTGTCCGGCTTGTTAAAGACAACGTGTGTAAAGCTGTTGTGGTTGCAACTGACTTGAAAAATATTGAAGAGACCGCAAAAAGAAAAAATTTAGACATATCAAAACTTTCGGTAATTATTCCGAAAAGAGAGCTTTTGGATGAAAAAATTCTTTCAAAAATAGTTGAATATAGGGAAGGAAAAGGTTTTTTCAAGGAAGATACCGTAAACTTAATGCTTGATCCTTTATATTTTTCTTCGCTATATGTAAAAAGCGGAAAAGCTGACGGTTGTGTTGCGGGAGCCCGTTCCGATACCGCGGATGTTTTAAGAGCCGCATTACTTACGATAGGGACTGCTGAAAATATTAAGATAATTTCTTCATTTTTCCTTATGGTGCCTCCTGAAGGCCACACAGTAATAAAAAATCCGGTTCTTTTTGCTGATTGCGCAGTTAATCCCGTTCCAAGCTCCAATTCGCTTACGGATATAGCCGTATCAACAGTAAGAAACTTTAAAATACTTTTTCCTGAAAAAACAGCAAAGGTTGTATTCCTTTCTTTTTCTACCAAGGGCAGTGCCCAGCATCAGTCTACTAAAAAAGTAAAAGATGCCGTTGTAATGACTAATGAATATTTTAAATCAGATGATAAAGTTGTTATTGACGGTGAATTTCAGTTTGATGCAGCAGTAGTTGAAAATATTGCGGTAAGAAAGGCCCCTGATTCGCCAATAAAAGGCGATGCCAATATTTTTATATTTCCGGACTTAAATTCCGGAAATATTTGCTACAAAGCGGTTGAGCGGCTGGGAGGTTTTAAAGCCATAGGGCCAATAATTCAGGGCTTATCAAAACCGGCCAGCGATTTGAGTCGCGGTTGTTCAGTAGAAGATATATATTATGTAGCTGCAATAAACATACTTCAAAGCAATCGGTAA
- a CDS encoding CBS domain-containing protein → MNASDIMMKNVITVSPDLEIHKLAELFVEKNISGAPVILSGKVVGLVLEDDLIVRDRKVHLPTFVFLLSGLVTLGEKKLEQDLKKIAASTVKDIMRKKISQISPNTDIESIAALVVDKGINYFLVMENDSLIGVITKKDLVKAISENKIF, encoded by the coding sequence ATGAATGCCAGCGACATAATGATGAAAAATGTTATTACGGTAAGTCCTGATCTTGAAATCCATAAACTTGCTGAACTATTTGTTGAAAAAAATATCAGCGGAGCGCCGGTGATATTAAGCGGAAAAGTGGTGGGCCTTGTTTTGGAAGACGATTTAATTGTTCGAGATAGAAAAGTGCATCTTCCCACGTTTGTTTTTCTTTTAAGCGGGCTTGTAACTTTAGGCGAAAAAAAATTGGAACAAGATTTGAAAAAAATTGCAGCAAGCACAGTTAAAGATATAATGAGAAAAAAAATCAGCCAGATCAGCCCCAATACAGATATAGAAAGTATTGCAGCGCTTGTTGTGGATAAGGGAATAAATTATTTTTTGGTAATGGAGAATGATAGTCTGATTGGCGTAATTACAAAAAAGGATTTAGTAAAGGCGATTTCGGAAAATAAGATTTTTTAG
- a CDS encoding DUF5679 domain-containing protein — translation MADARCMKCKKQVEVKDPKDVVMKNGMKAISGVCPECGTKVFKIVGKK, via the coding sequence ATGGCAGATGCAAGATGTATGAAGTGTAAAAAGCAGGTAGAAGTTAAAGACCCGAAAGATGTTGTTATGAAAAATGGAATGAAAGCAATTTCAGGAGTTTGTCCTGAGTGCGGAACAAAAGTTTTTAAGATAGTTGGGAAGAAGTAA
- a CDS encoding EFR1 family ferrodoxin (N-terminal region resembles flavodoxins. C-terminal ferrodoxin region binds two 4Fe-4S clusters.), with product MKNSIYYFSGTGNSLKIAQDLASELGNTELISIAKSVNSKLNLDFDIIGIVFPVYMWGLPLIVRDFLKNVKNSKSYFFAVATYGGLPGSTLDQAVEILKSNGVKLSAGFAVRMPGNYTPMYGAFPLSKQNRFFKKAAEKVKIIAEYVKLKKENKAEKSLPFINWLLSKKFYNFASPHIPEMDKNFWADEKCTGCGICYRICPAANIKLVNGRPVWLHKCQQCMGCLQWCPVEAIQYKKNTVMRKRYHHPQLKAEDFFMR from the coding sequence ATGAAGAATTCGATTTATTATTTTTCCGGGACTGGCAATTCTTTAAAAATTGCGCAGGATTTGGCATCCGAACTTGGGAATACTGAGCTTATTTCAATTGCGAAAAGCGTTAATTCAAAGTTAAATCTTGATTTTGATATAATAGGAATAGTCTTTCCTGTTTATATGTGGGGTTTGCCTCTCATTGTCAGAGATTTTCTTAAAAACGTAAAGAATTCAAAAAGCTATTTCTTTGCAGTTGCAACTTACGGCGGGCTTCCCGGATCAACGCTTGATCAAGCAGTTGAAATTCTTAAATCCAACGGAGTAAAGCTTTCAGCAGGATTTGCTGTAAGAATGCCGGGAAACTATACTCCTATGTACGGAGCGTTTCCATTAAGCAAACAGAACAGATTTTTTAAAAAAGCCGCAGAAAAAGTTAAAATAATTGCTGAATATGTGAAATTGAAAAAAGAAAACAAAGCGGAAAAAAGCCTTCCGTTCATAAACTGGTTATTGTCCAAAAAATTCTATAATTTTGCTTCACCGCACATACCTGAGATGGATAAGAATTTTTGGGCTGACGAAAAATGCACAGGCTGCGGAATATGTTATAGAATTTGCCCGGCTGCTAATATCAAGCTTGTAAACGGAAGGCCGGTTTGGCTACATAAATGCCAGCAGTGCATGGGATGTCTTCAGTGGTGTCCCGTTGAAGCAATACAATACAAAAAAAATACAGTAATGAGAAAAAGATACCACCATCCGCAATTGAAGGCCGAAGATTTTTTTATGAGGTAA
- the eno gene encoding phosphopyruvate hydratase: MAKISKVVGREIIDSRGNPTIEADIILDNGIMGRAAVPSGASTGEREALELRDGDKKRYLGKGVLKAAENINKKIAPAILSMEISDQKKIDEKMIALDGTDFKSNLGANAILGVSLACARAGAIDKNMPLYEYIRQVFGIKSSDYILPVPLMNILNGGAHADNNVDLQEFMIAPVGTSSFRDALRMGAEIFHNLKNVLKKKGYATSVGDEGGFAPNLQSNEEALCLIEEAVKTAGYAIGKDVLFALDVAANELYEGGKYNLEGEQENKVKNSAEMVEFYSKLANKYPIISIEDGLSEKDWDGWEVLTERLGKKIQLVGDDIFVTNTKIFSEGIKKGIGNSILIKVNQIGSLSETVAAVQMAYNAKYTAIISHRSGETEDVFIADLAVALNAGQIKTGSASRTDRICKYNQLLRIEEQLGNKAKFLGRKVFNK, from the coding sequence ATGGCAAAGATTAGCAAAGTTGTAGGAAGGGAAATTATTGATTCCCGCGGCAACCCGACGATTGAGGCAGATATTATTCTTGATAACGGCATAATGGGGCGGGCGGCGGTGCCTTCGGGAGCATCAACCGGAGAAAGGGAAGCGCTTGAGCTGAGAGACGGCGACAAAAAAAGATACTTAGGAAAAGGCGTATTAAAAGCGGCTGAAAATATAAACAAAAAAATTGCTCCTGCTATTTTGAGCATGGAAATTAGTGATCAAAAGAAAATTGATGAAAAAATGATTGCTTTAGACGGCACTGATTTTAAAAGTAATCTGGGGGCGAACGCAATTTTGGGCGTTTCTTTGGCTTGCGCAAGAGCTGGTGCGATAGATAAGAATATGCCTCTTTATGAATATATCCGGCAGGTATTTGGAATTAAATCTTCGGATTATATTCTACCGGTCCCGCTGATGAATATATTGAACGGCGGTGCGCATGCTGACAATAATGTTGACCTCCAGGAGTTTATGATAGCCCCCGTAGGGACTTCTTCTTTCAGAGATGCTTTACGTATGGGGGCTGAAATATTTCATAATTTAAAAAATGTTTTGAAGAAAAAAGGGTATGCTACCAGCGTGGGCGATGAAGGCGGTTTTGCGCCTAATTTACAATCTAATGAAGAAGCTCTTTGTCTTATTGAAGAAGCGGTCAAAACTGCGGGGTATGCTATAGGCAAAGATGTTCTTTTTGCATTGGATGTTGCAGCTAATGAGCTTTACGAGGGTGGAAAATATAATCTTGAAGGCGAGCAGGAAAACAAGGTAAAAAATTCGGCTGAAATGGTTGAATTTTATTCAAAGCTGGCAAACAAATACCCGATTATTTCTATAGAAGACGGGCTTAGCGAGAAAGATTGGGACGGGTGGGAAGTGTTAACGGAAAGATTAGGTAAAAAAATACAGCTTGTCGGAGATGATATTTTTGTAACAAATACAAAAATATTTTCAGAAGGAATAAAAAAGGGAATAGGAAACTCAATTTTAATTAAAGTAAATCAAATCGGATCATTATCTGAGACAGTTGCTGCGGTTCAAATGGCGTATAACGCAAAATATACCGCAATTATCTCCCACCGGTCAGGAGAAACGGAAGATGTCTTTATTGCTGATTTGGCGGTAGCCCTGAATGCCGGACAGATTAAGACCGGGTCCGCGTCTCGTACCGACAGAATCTGTAAATATAACCAACTTTTAAGAATTGAAGAGCAATTAGGAAATAAAGCGAAGTTTTTAGGGCGAAAAGTATTTAATAAATAA
- a CDS encoding septum formation initiator family protein codes for MKMFYSQKVPVVIAVIIILIFLVGNNNFRNLIRQYQEIYRLKQERFEIEKKNAKLKREIYLLEKEGSYIENIARRELGVISKDEVEYRFRK; via the coding sequence ATGAAAATGTTTTATTCACAAAAAGTTCCCGTTGTTATAGCGGTTATAATAATTTTGATATTTCTTGTCGGGAATAACAATTTCAGAAATCTTATCCGTCAATATCAGGAAATATACAGGCTGAAACAAGAACGTTTTGAAATTGAAAAAAAGAATGCTAAGCTTAAAAGGGAGATTTATCTTTTAGAAAAAGAAGGTTCATACATTGAAAATATTGCAAGACGAGAACTTGGCGTTATTTCAAAAGACGAGGTAGAATACAGGTTTAGAAAATAG
- a CDS encoding YajQ family cyclic di-GMP-binding protein, with product MANNFSFDIVSEINFQEVDNAINQAQKELAQRFDFKGSKSSIEYNKAEKKIILVGDDDFKLKAVRDIVEERMARRGVSLKSMKTLNPEKAFEGTVKQAIELVSGLPSEKAKELAKMIRDAKFKVQAQIEGQKVRIVSVKKDELQSVIAFLRNSNFSLPLQFINYR from the coding sequence ATGGCGAATAATTTTTCTTTTGATATTGTTTCTGAAATAAATTTTCAAGAAGTTGATAACGCTATTAATCAGGCGCAGAAAGAACTTGCGCAAAGATTTGACTTTAAGGGGAGCAAATCATCAATTGAATATAATAAGGCAGAGAAAAAAATTATTTTGGTCGGAGACGATGATTTTAAGCTGAAAGCTGTTCGTGATATTGTGGAAGAGCGGATGGCGCGCCGGGGGGTATCATTAAAATCTATGAAAACCTTAAATCCAGAGAAAGCATTTGAAGGCACAGTCAAACAGGCAATTGAGCTGGTAAGCGGGCTTCCTTCAGAAAAGGCGAAAGAACTTGCTAAAATGATTCGGGATGCTAAATTTAAAGTTCAAGCTCAGATAGAAGGCCAAAAAGTCAGGATAGTTTCAGTAAAAAAAGACGAGCTTCAGTCAGTAATCGCTTTTTTGCGCAACTCAAATTTTTCCTTGCCCCTTCAATTTATTAATTACCGATGA
- a CDS encoding DUF5679 domain-containing protein, translated as MAEGRCMKCKKQVEIKEPKDVVMKNGMKAVSGSCPECGTKVFRIVGKSK; from the coding sequence ATGGCAGAAGGAAGATGTATGAAATGTAAAAAGCAGGTGGAGATTAAAGAGCCGAAAGATGTTGTTATGAAAAATGGGATGAAAGCAGTTTCAGGTTCTTGCCCTGAATGCGGGACTAAAGTTTTCAGAATTGTGGGAAAGAGCAAATAA
- a CDS encoding BamA/TamA family outer membrane protein, whose protein sequence is MFLLKIQKCKTNKSRKSKKKEKAEEKAKARQESVEELEAKIEKLQAQLPQITTRETVVRVKPDVNIYLPSGSLDFSLKQEYKKTTLEFVSQYDLVHNNMGVGVDLMYNFKKIPIGLLLKDYVDFEAIFSNSQYLQRVQSMSPYAKYLLCKNTELKTALRFENTSTSSTGTMLILDKGRNIVGEIGIYNSDLDESRSIPRGGSRSLKIENSLKNLGSDYNYSQMELNIRNYFTIYKRQYFEYDLQASYPLSFDSKPLSAIYYAGGYKVMKGYNYREFSGNSIIYNSVKHNIPIAGIGYEKFLGIEYSIVTWNIFAEGVKIGGKEIFSGVQDAKYSVGSGLGYTLILFKKLPVKFEVSMAKAFEPRGPKMYLTVSTLYYTWSNK, encoded by the coding sequence ATGTTTTTGCTGAAAATACAAAAATGCAAAACGAACAAATCACGCAAAAGCAAAAAAAAAGAAAAGGCAGAAGAAAAAGCCAAAGCCAGGCAAGAAAGCGTGGAAGAATTAGAGGCTAAGATTGAAAAACTTCAGGCTCAGCTTCCTCAAATTACCACAAGAGAAACTGTTGTAAGAGTCAAGCCGGATGTCAATATATATCTTCCAAGCGGTTCGTTGGATTTTTCGCTTAAGCAGGAATACAAAAAAACTACATTAGAATTTGTTTCTCAATATGATCTTGTTCATAATAATATGGGTGTTGGCGTCGATTTAATGTACAATTTCAAAAAAATACCTATAGGATTGTTGCTAAAGGATTATGTTGATTTTGAGGCGATATTTTCTAACAGCCAATATCTTCAGAGGGTGCAGTCAATGTCGCCTTACGCTAAGTATCTCTTGTGCAAAAATACCGAACTGAAAACCGCCCTTAGATTTGAAAATACTTCCACCAGTTCCACTGGCACAATGCTTATTCTTGATAAAGGGCGAAACATTGTGGGCGAAATTGGGATTTATAACAGTGATTTAGATGAATCAAGGTCAATACCGAGAGGCGGATCAAGATCATTAAAAATAGAAAATTCCCTAAAAAATCTGGGAAGTGATTATAATTATAGTCAGATGGAATTGAATATCAGAAATTATTTCACAATTTATAAAAGGCAGTATTTTGAATATGATTTGCAAGCCAGCTATCCTTTAAGTTTTGACTCAAAACCTCTTTCGGCTATTTACTATGCGGGCGGATATAAGGTTATGAAAGGATATAATTATAGAGAATTTTCAGGAAATTCAATTATCTATAATAGCGTAAAACATAATATACCTATCGCTGGCATTGGATATGAAAAATTTTTAGGCATAGAATACTCAATTGTTACGTGGAATATTTTTGCTGAAGGCGTAAAGATTGGCGGCAAGGAAATATTTTCCGGGGTACAAGACGCAAAATATAGCGTAGGGTCAGGCTTGGGATATACATTAATTCTTTTTAAAAAACTTCCAGTAAAATTTGAAGTTTCTATGGCGAAAGCTTTTGAGCCGCGTGGCCCCAAAATGTATCTTACTGTCTCAACCTTGTATTATACGTGGAGCAATAAATAA
- a CDS encoding phosphatidylglycerol lysyltransferase domain-containing protein, with translation MNIPAYPKYRNIEISDKKLFDDLFSKIKPEICEYTFANLFAWKDLYNLSLSTLEDFVLLSSRKNETSNFFDPIGLGDKKSVIKKILKDGKTSFILVQEDTKKLFENESDISIFLDRDNCDYLYNSEDLIVLKGKIYDGKRNYIKRFKSGNKYKYVRINDKNNNECLKFVDKWCEFRDCEGAESLKHEKKAIKEMLGNFSCLKLFGGLIEIGGEIAALAAGELLNKDTFVIHILKSKNGVIGLNQTMNNEFLANEAAGFKFVNMEQDLGVEGLRKSKLSYHPLKLINKYTIRLK, from the coding sequence ATGAACATTCCAGCTTATCCAAAGTATAGAAATATTGAAATAAGCGATAAGAAGCTTTTTGACGATTTGTTTTCCAAAATCAAGCCTGAAATATGCGAGTACACTTTTGCAAATTTATTTGCCTGGAAAGATTTGTATAATCTTTCACTGTCAACTTTAGAAGATTTTGTATTGCTTTCTTCCCGTAAAAATGAAACAAGCAATTTTTTTGATCCGATAGGCCTTGGCGACAAAAAAAGCGTCATTAAAAAAATACTAAAAGACGGCAAAACATCTTTTATTTTAGTACAGGAAGATACTAAAAAGCTCTTTGAAAATGAGTCAGATATTTCTATTTTTCTTGACAGAGATAACTGCGATTATCTCTATAATAGTGAAGATTTGATAGTTCTAAAGGGTAAAATATATGACGGGAAAAGAAATTATATAAAACGTTTTAAATCTGGAAACAAGTATAAATATGTCCGGATTAATGATAAAAATAATAATGAATGTCTCAAGTTTGTTGATAAATGGTGCGAGTTTAGGGACTGCGAAGGCGCAGAAAGCCTAAAACATGAAAAAAAAGCTATAAAAGAAATGCTCGGAAATTTTTCTTGCCTAAAACTTTTCGGCGGGCTAATTGAAATTGGCGGAGAAATCGCCGCGCTTGCTGCGGGGGAATTATTAAATAAAGATACTTTTGTTATACATATACTAAAATCAAAAAATGGCGTAATCGGGCTGAATCAGACGATGAACAATGAGTTTTTGGCCAACGAAGCTGCCGGTTTTAAGTTTGTAAATATGGAACAGGATTTAGGGGTTGAAGGCTTGAGGAAATCTAAGCTTTCATATCATCCTCTCAAGTTAATAAATAAATACACGATAAGGCTGAAATAA
- the hisD gene encoding histidinol dehydrogenase yields MKGNTLIASIKGIISKIKLRGDKALIFYSKKFDNYTLFPKKIRVSKSEIQNSSKKVDNLLKKALEKAAENIKNFHLAELNNLNLYWKIKNGKIFVGQLCSAIERIGIYVPGGRFSYPSTVLMTAIPAKVAGVKKIAMVTPPNKLTPAVLYAAKLAGVDEIYRVGGPQAIAALAYGTKTIAPVDLIIGPGNAYVNEAKRQVFGKVGIDSLAGPSEVAIIADKGADVSYIVADLMAQSEHDPDAKAFLYTDSKKIFSQVKNLIPKGLKGQIKFILCPIPKALNLVNSLAPEHLELMIKGADKLINKIKNAGAIFSGYKTPTALGDYWAGPSHVLPTGRTSRFSSGLSVQTFIKRTSYVSFQEGSLKEDGVYIQKLAETEGLKSHRESVKLRNGGK; encoded by the coding sequence ATGAAAGGCAATACTCTAATCGCATCTATTAAAGGTATTATAAGTAAGATAAAATTAAGAGGCGATAAGGCCCTAATTTTTTACTCAAAAAAGTTTGATAATTATACGCTTTTTCCAAAAAAAATTAGGGTTTCTAAATCTGAAATACAAAATTCTTCAAAAAAAGTTGATAATCTGCTTAAAAAAGCTCTTGAAAAAGCCGCAGAAAATATTAAAAATTTTCATTTGGCAGAACTGAACAATCTTAATTTATACTGGAAAATAAAAAATGGAAAAATATTTGTAGGGCAGCTATGTTCGGCTATAGAAAGGATTGGAATATATGTTCCGGGCGGAAGATTTTCTTATCCTTCTACAGTGTTGATGACAGCCATTCCCGCTAAAGTTGCCGGCGTAAAAAAAATTGCCATGGTAACACCGCCGAATAAATTGACGCCCGCAGTTTTATATGCCGCAAAATTGGCTGGGGTTGATGAAATATACCGTGTCGGCGGGCCCCAAGCTATAGCGGCTTTGGCATATGGAACAAAAACAATTGCTCCGGTTGATCTTATAATTGGGCCGGGAAATGCGTATGTGAACGAAGCAAAAAGGCAGGTTTTCGGGAAAGTGGGCATAGATTCTTTGGCAGGGCCGAGCGAAGTGGCGATTATAGCCGATAAAGGAGCTGATGTATCTTACATCGTAGCTGACCTTATGGCGCAGTCTGAACATGATCCGGATGCTAAAGCTTTTCTTTACACCGATTCTAAAAAAATATTTAGCCAAGTAAAAAATCTTATTCCCAAAGGACTAAAAGGCCAGATAAAGTTTATTCTGTGCCCGATTCCTAAAGCATTGAATTTAGTTAATAGTTTGGCGCCGGAACATCTTGAGCTTATGATAAAAGGTGCAGACAAGCTAATCAATAAAATAAAAAATGCGGGTGCAATTTTCAGCGGCTATAAAACACCCACAGCTCTTGGCGATTACTGGGCCGGGCCGTCACATGTTTTGCCTACAGGTAGGACATCAAGATTTTCAAGCGGTCTTTCGGTTCAGACTTTCATAAAAAGAACAAGTTATGTTAGTTTTCAGGAAGGCAGCTTGAAAGAAGACGGAGTCTATATACAAAAACTTGCAGAGACGGAAGGATTAAAAAGCCACAGAGAATCGGTTAAACTTAGAAATGGAGGAAAGTAA
- the hisB gene encoding imidazoleglycerol-phosphate dehydratase HisB, whose translation MKERKAKIKRVTKETKIDISLNLVKSKPVKFSNTIPFMNHMLELLAHHGKLSLSVKAQGDTYVDSHHLVEDLGIVLGQAIKKALGEKKGINRYGNFLLPMDEALSYVAVDLSGRPFLDYSVKFKFQKSGFDFSLLKEFFYAFAINSGITLHISMRKGSNCHHIAESVFKGLGRALGEAIKLNSKQKGVPSTKGKL comes from the coding sequence TTGAAAGAAAGAAAAGCAAAAATTAAACGCGTTACCAAAGAAACTAAAATTGACATTTCCTTAAATCTGGTTAAATCAAAGCCGGTAAAATTTTCCAATACTATACCTTTCATGAATCATATGCTTGAACTTTTAGCTCATCACGGGAAGTTAAGTTTATCAGTGAAAGCTCAAGGAGACACTTATGTAGACAGCCATCATCTGGTTGAAGATTTAGGGATAGTATTAGGCCAGGCGATTAAAAAAGCTTTGGGCGAAAAAAAGGGAATTAACAGGTATGGGAACTTCCTTCTTCCTATGGATGAGGCGCTTTCCTATGTAGCTGTGGATTTATCCGGCAGGCCGTTTTTAGATTACAGCGTCAAATTCAAATTTCAAAAATCTGGTTTTGATTTCAGCCTTTTAAAAGAATTTTTTTATGCTTTTGCCATCAATTCCGGCATTACACTTCACATATCTATGAGAAAAGGATCAAATTGTCACCACATTGCCGAGTCAGTTTTTAAGGGTTTAGGCCGTGCTTTGGGCGAAGCGATTAAAC